In Nocardioides faecalis, the following proteins share a genomic window:
- the ybeY gene encoding rRNA maturation RNase YbeY — translation MSIEILDESGSGLDVKHFSRLARFVMDRMRVHPLAELCIKAVDEDTIAELNEKWMEKEGPTDVLAFPMDELRPGLVNEEPEEGVLGDLVLCPAIAEKQGEAAGHGTLAELELLTTHGILHLLGYDHAEPEEHKVMFGLQDQLLAQWREHLAAS, via the coding sequence GTGAGCATCGAGATCCTCGACGAGTCCGGCAGCGGGCTCGACGTCAAGCACTTCTCCCGGCTGGCCCGGTTCGTGATGGACCGGATGCGCGTGCACCCGCTGGCGGAGCTGTGCATCAAGGCGGTCGACGAGGACACCATCGCCGAGCTCAACGAGAAGTGGATGGAGAAGGAGGGGCCCACCGACGTCCTCGCCTTCCCGATGGACGAGCTGCGCCCCGGCCTGGTCAACGAGGAGCCCGAGGAGGGCGTGCTGGGCGACCTGGTGCTGTGCCCGGCGATCGCGGAGAAGCAGGGCGAGGCCGCGGGCCACGGCACGCTCGCCGAGCTCGAGCTGCTCACCACCCACGGGATCCTGCACCTGCTCGGCTACGACCACGCGGAGCCCGAGGAGCACAAGGTGATGTTCGGCCTCCAGGACCAGCTGCTCGCCCAGTGGCGCGAGCACCTCGCGGCGTCGTGA
- a CDS encoding Gmad2 immunoglobulin-like domain-containing protein: MPRLAVCRRLTAGLSVTALALALAGCGDDGPEAPRSPATADSSGVAQPSGSASAPAGPPVSVFYVGDTPQGPRLFRDSVAASDTDELRAAADAVTDGTPSDPDYRTLWPGGTFAAVAADDRAITVELPDDSWLEPGALNPKQAALAVQQLVHTLHGVVGKALPVQVELGGNPATRLLGVDIAAGLEAAPELDVLGLVNVTAPVEGGGVSKTFTATGWASSFEGTVPWAIEDEAGTEVLQGFSTTEGWMDRLYPWRAEVDVSSLTPGTYTFVARTDDPSGGEGGGPTEDTKRITIE; the protein is encoded by the coding sequence ATGCCTCGCCTCGCCGTCTGCCGCCGGCTCACCGCCGGCCTCTCTGTCACCGCCCTCGCCCTCGCACTGGCCGGCTGTGGCGACGACGGGCCGGAGGCCCCCCGCTCCCCCGCGACCGCGGACTCCTCGGGGGTGGCACAGCCCTCCGGCTCGGCCTCCGCGCCGGCAGGGCCGCCGGTGAGCGTGTTCTACGTCGGCGACACCCCGCAGGGACCCCGACTCTTCCGCGACTCCGTGGCGGCCTCCGACACCGACGAGCTGCGCGCCGCGGCCGACGCGGTGACCGACGGCACCCCGAGCGACCCCGACTACCGCACGCTGTGGCCGGGCGGCACCTTCGCCGCCGTCGCCGCCGACGACCGGGCGATCACCGTCGAGCTGCCCGACGACTCCTGGCTCGAGCCCGGTGCGCTGAACCCGAAGCAGGCGGCGCTGGCCGTCCAGCAGCTCGTGCACACGCTGCACGGCGTGGTGGGCAAGGCGCTGCCGGTGCAGGTCGAGCTGGGCGGGAACCCCGCCACCCGGCTCCTCGGCGTCGACATCGCCGCCGGTCTGGAGGCCGCACCGGAGCTGGACGTGCTGGGGCTGGTGAACGTCACGGCGCCCGTCGAGGGCGGCGGCGTCAGCAAGACGTTCACCGCGACCGGGTGGGCGAGCTCGTTCGAGGGCACCGTGCCGTGGGCGATCGAGGACGAGGCGGGCACGGAGGTGCTGCAGGGCTTCTCGACCACCGAGGGCTGGATGGACCGGCTCTACCCGTGGCGTGCCGAGGTCGACGTCAGCAGCCTGACGCCCGGCACCTACACGTTCGTGGCCCGCACCGACGATCCCTCCGGCGGCGAGGGCGGCGGTCCCACCGAGGACACGAAGCGGATCACGATCGAGTGA
- a CDS encoding DUF1330 domain-containing protein: MTAYWISSYSEILDADKMAAYAKLALPALTAAGGTFLARGVAEAWWEQGIEERVVLIEFDSVEAAVAAHDSPAYAEALAALDGGAVRDIRIVPGA, translated from the coding sequence ATGACTGCCTACTGGATCAGCAGCTACTCCGAGATCCTCGACGCGGACAAGATGGCCGCCTACGCCAAGCTCGCGCTGCCCGCCCTGACCGCGGCCGGCGGCACGTTCCTGGCCCGGGGCGTGGCCGAGGCGTGGTGGGAGCAGGGCATCGAGGAGCGTGTGGTGCTGATCGAGTTCGACAGCGTCGAGGCAGCCGTCGCCGCGCACGACTCCCCCGCCTACGCCGAGGCCCTCGCCGCCCTGGACGGCGGCGCGGTGCGCGACATCCGCATCGTCCCTGGAGCCTGA
- a CDS encoding FAD-binding oxidoreductase produces the protein MADRGWQQHRSAVDRLRASYDAVPEGRPVRLAKRTTNLFRARAATDAPGLDVSGLDGVIEVRTDGPDGPVAEVQGMCTYEDLVDATLPHGLMPYVVPQLRTITLGGAVTGMGIEATSFRLGLPHESVLEMDVFTGAGEVVTTRPGEELFDAFPNSYGSLGYATRLRIRLAQAPPYVALRHLRFDDTGLLAKAIEEITAAKEHDGQRVDGLDGVSFGPGEHVLTLARWTAEPGATSDYAGHDVYYRSLRTRDSDRLTTYDYLWRWDTDWFWCSRAFGAQDPRIRRLWPRRLRRSDVYMRLLGLDRRFGIADRLDRRAGRPQRERVVQDVEVPLERLGEFLSWFDEEVGMRPVWLCPLVSTGTVSGAQWPTYPLEPRRLYVNIGFWGTVHVGPDASQAPRNRAIEAKVHELGGHKSLYSEAFYDAETFDALYNTAHLAQVKRRFDPDGRLTTLYDKAVKSR, from the coding sequence GTGGCAGACCGTGGCTGGCAGCAGCACCGAAGCGCCGTCGACAGGCTGAGGGCGTCGTACGACGCGGTGCCCGAGGGCCGGCCGGTCCGGCTGGCCAAGCGCACCACGAACCTCTTCCGGGCCCGTGCCGCCACCGACGCGCCGGGTCTCGACGTCAGCGGCCTGGACGGCGTGATCGAGGTCCGCACCGACGGTCCGGACGGTCCGGTGGCCGAGGTGCAGGGCATGTGCACCTACGAGGACCTGGTCGACGCGACGCTGCCCCACGGCCTGATGCCCTACGTGGTGCCGCAGCTGCGCACGATCACCCTCGGCGGTGCGGTGACCGGGATGGGCATCGAGGCCACCAGCTTCCGGCTCGGGCTGCCACACGAGTCGGTGCTGGAGATGGACGTGTTCACGGGTGCGGGCGAGGTGGTCACCACCCGCCCGGGCGAGGAGCTGTTCGACGCCTTCCCCAACTCCTACGGCTCGCTGGGCTACGCCACCCGGCTGCGGATCCGTCTCGCGCAGGCCCCGCCCTACGTCGCGCTGCGCCACCTCCGCTTCGACGACACCGGCCTGCTCGCCAAGGCCATCGAGGAGATCACCGCCGCCAAGGAGCACGACGGCCAACGGGTCGACGGCCTCGACGGTGTCTCCTTCGGCCCCGGTGAGCACGTGCTGACCCTGGCCCGGTGGACCGCCGAGCCCGGCGCCACCTCCGACTACGCAGGCCACGACGTCTACTACCGCTCCCTGCGCACCCGTGACTCCGACCGGCTCACCACCTACGACTACCTGTGGCGCTGGGACACCGACTGGTTCTGGTGCTCACGCGCCTTCGGTGCCCAGGACCCGCGGATCCGGCGGCTGTGGCCGCGCCGGCTGCGCCGCTCGGACGTCTACATGCGCCTGCTCGGGCTGGACCGCCGCTTCGGCATCGCCGACCGGCTCGACCGGCGCGCCGGACGCCCGCAGCGCGAGCGGGTGGTGCAGGACGTCGAGGTGCCCCTCGAGCGACTGGGGGAGTTCCTGAGCTGGTTCGACGAGGAGGTCGGGATGCGGCCGGTGTGGCTGTGCCCCCTGGTCTCCACCGGCACCGTCTCGGGCGCCCAGTGGCCGACGTACCCGCTCGAGCCCCGACGCCTCTACGTCAACATCGGCTTCTGGGGCACGGTGCACGTCGGCCCCGACGCGTCACAGGCGCCGCGCAACCGTGCCATCGAGGCGAAGGTGCACGAGCTGGGCGGGCACAAGTCGCTGTACTCGGAGGCCTTCTACGACGCCGAGACGTTCGACGCCCTGTACAACACCGCGCACCTGGCGCAGGTGAAGCGACGCTTCGACCCCGACGGTCGACTGACGACTCTCTACGACAAGGCGGTGAAGAGCAGATGA
- a CDS encoding cytidine deaminase, with translation MSEMSAEDQKLVTLARATRARISAAEGAAVRDADGRTYAAATVDLPSLQLSAVQSVVAMAVASGSTGVSACVVLGEAGELTEPDAAVLTDFAAEGGVLVHTGDPRGTIARSTAL, from the coding sequence ATGTCCGAGATGTCCGCCGAGGACCAGAAGCTCGTCACGCTCGCTCGCGCCACCCGCGCCCGGATCTCCGCCGCCGAGGGCGCCGCGGTGCGCGACGCCGACGGCCGGACCTACGCCGCCGCGACCGTCGACCTGCCGTCGCTGCAGCTGAGCGCCGTGCAGTCCGTCGTGGCCATGGCCGTGGCCTCCGGCTCCACCGGCGTCAGCGCCTGCGTGGTGCTGGGCGAGGCCGGCGAGCTGACCGAGCCCGACGCCGCCGTGCTCACCGACTTCGCGGCCGAGGGCGGGGTGCTGGTGCACACCGGGGACCCGCGCGGCACGATCGCGCGCTCCACGGCTCTCTGA
- the era gene encoding GTPase Era codes for MPPPAPAVGGFGGEVPEGYRSGFACFVGRPNVGKSTLTNALVGQKIVITSDKPQTTRTVVRGILHRPDGQLVLVDTPGLHRPRTLLGERLNDLVKTTWAEVDVVAVCFPADEKIGPGDTFLVNELAKVRRTTKIAVVTKTDLATPERIAEHLLDIVELGRSTGTEWAEIVPVSSVAGDQIDLLAELLVALMPEGPALYPDGDLTDAPEEVLAAELIREAALDGVRDELPHSIAVVVEEMGLREDRPADRPLLDIHANVYVERDSQKGIMIGRKGARLRQVGTVARQQIEALLGTPVYLDLHVKVAKDWQRDPRQLRKLGF; via the coding sequence CTGCCGCCCCCGGCGCCCGCGGTCGGCGGCTTCGGTGGGGAGGTCCCCGAGGGCTACCGCAGCGGCTTCGCCTGCTTCGTGGGCCGGCCCAACGTCGGCAAGTCCACGCTGACCAACGCGCTGGTCGGGCAGAAGATCGTGATCACCTCGGACAAGCCGCAGACCACGCGGACCGTGGTGCGCGGCATCCTGCACCGCCCCGACGGCCAGCTCGTGCTCGTCGACACCCCGGGGCTGCACCGTCCCCGCACGCTGCTGGGGGAGCGGCTCAACGACCTGGTGAAGACCACGTGGGCCGAGGTCGACGTGGTCGCGGTCTGCTTCCCCGCCGACGAGAAGATCGGCCCCGGCGACACGTTCCTGGTCAACGAGCTGGCCAAGGTGCGTCGTACCACGAAGATCGCGGTGGTGACCAAGACCGACCTGGCCACGCCCGAGCGGATCGCCGAGCACCTCCTCGACATCGTCGAGCTCGGCCGCAGCACCGGCACCGAGTGGGCCGAGATCGTGCCGGTGTCCTCGGTGGCCGGCGACCAGATCGACCTCCTCGCCGAGCTGCTGGTCGCCCTGATGCCGGAGGGGCCGGCGCTCTACCCCGACGGTGACCTCACCGACGCACCTGAGGAGGTGCTGGCCGCGGAGCTGATCCGCGAGGCCGCCCTCGACGGCGTGCGTGATGAGCTGCCGCACTCGATCGCGGTGGTGGTCGAGGAGATGGGCCTGCGCGAGGACCGGCCCGCGGACAGGCCGCTGCTCGACATCCACGCCAACGTCTACGTCGAGCGGGACTCCCAGAAGGGCATCATGATCGGCCGCAAGGGCGCGCGGCTGCGTCAGGTGGGCACGGTGGCGCGTCAGCAGATCGAGGCGCTCCTCGGCACGCCGGTCTACCTGGACCTGCACGTCAAGGTCGCCAAGGACTGGCAGCGCGACCCGCGCCAGCTGCGCAAGCTGGGCTTCTGA
- a CDS encoding SAM-dependent methyltransferase, whose translation MSSTFIAPTIASLFPGGLPLWLRAYDGSVAGDESVPYGLEITSRRGLAYMMTAPGDLGLARAYVAGDLVLHGVHPGDPYEAIARLKGHTGFKIPNPAKLAGLVAALGVGNLVPPHPPAQEHLPAWRRRAEGMRALTSWGRHSQQRDADAIHHHYDVSNTFYEHVLGESMTYTCAVFPTPQASLEEAQENKYDLVCRKLDLKPGQRLLDLGCGWGGMVRHAARHYGVKALGVTLSREQATWAQNEIKRQGLDDLAEVRHLDYRDVAETDFDAVSSIGLTEHIGVANYPAYFAFIHDKLKPQGRMLNHCITRHDNRGSAHAGAFIDRYVFPDGELAGSGTIVRAVEDAGLEVQHHENFREHYAKTLAGWCRNLAENWDACVAETNEGTARVWGLYMAGSRIGFERNEIQLHHVLATKTVDGVSGYPLRHEF comes from the coding sequence ATGAGCAGCACGTTCATCGCACCGACGATCGCGTCCCTGTTCCCCGGCGGCCTCCCCCTCTGGCTGCGCGCCTACGACGGCTCGGTGGCCGGCGACGAGAGCGTCCCCTACGGCCTGGAGATCACCAGCCGGCGCGGTCTGGCCTACATGATGACGGCCCCGGGCGACCTCGGTCTGGCCCGCGCCTACGTCGCCGGCGACCTGGTGCTGCACGGGGTGCACCCCGGCGACCCGTACGAGGCCATCGCCCGGCTCAAGGGCCACACCGGCTTCAAGATCCCCAACCCGGCGAAGCTCGCCGGCCTCGTGGCCGCGCTCGGCGTGGGGAACCTGGTGCCGCCGCACCCGCCGGCCCAGGAGCACCTGCCGGCGTGGCGCCGCCGCGCGGAAGGGATGCGCGCGCTGACCTCGTGGGGTCGGCACTCCCAGCAGCGCGACGCGGATGCGATCCACCACCACTACGACGTCTCGAACACCTTCTACGAGCACGTCCTCGGGGAGTCGATGACCTACACCTGCGCGGTGTTCCCCACGCCGCAGGCCTCGCTGGAGGAGGCGCAGGAGAACAAGTACGACCTGGTCTGCCGCAAGCTGGACCTCAAGCCCGGCCAGCGGCTGCTCGACCTGGGCTGCGGGTGGGGCGGCATGGTGCGCCACGCCGCCCGGCACTACGGCGTGAAGGCCCTGGGCGTGACCCTCTCGCGTGAGCAGGCCACCTGGGCGCAGAACGAGATCAAGCGCCAGGGGCTCGACGACCTCGCCGAGGTCCGGCACCTGGACTACCGCGACGTCGCCGAGACCGACTTCGACGCGGTCAGCTCGATCGGGCTCACCGAGCACATCGGCGTGGCCAACTACCCGGCGTACTTCGCCTTCATCCACGACAAGCTCAAGCCGCAGGGGCGGATGCTCAACCACTGCATCACCCGCCACGACAACCGCGGCAGCGCCCACGCCGGTGCGTTCATCGACCGCTACGTCTTCCCCGACGGGGAGCTGGCCGGGTCCGGCACCATCGTGCGTGCCGTGGAGGACGCCGGCCTCGAGGTCCAGCACCACGAGAACTTCCGCGAGCACTACGCCAAGACCCTCGCGGGCTGGTGCCGCAACCTCGCCGAGAACTGGGACGCCTGCGTGGCGGAGACGAACGAGGGCACCGCGCGGGTGTGGGGCCTGTACATGGCGGGCTCACGCATCGGTTTCGAGCGCAACGAGATCCAGCTGCACCACGTGCTCGCCACGAAGACCGTCGACGGGGTCAGCGGCTACCCGCTGAGGCACGAGTTCTGA
- a CDS encoding siderophore-interacting protein, with protein MSTRAQQHTGTVVARDEVTPHLVRLTLEVPGFTSTGIADEWVGLVVPGQFQSRYYTVRSHEGSRIVLDVVVHEVGLVTEWALGDPVGQQVTITEAKGSFAPPADASWLLLVGDLTALPAMARIAVEHGAALPTRVVAEVPADSRVAGYFPDTVEVSWLPGDGESRLAEVVAELDWPEGPGYFWMAGESAQMRAIRKHLMRERKLPSTHYDVMGYWRSVTQRQPRAVDPGPIWRAGKAAGKSDEEIWADYDAAQGAQQ; from the coding sequence GTGAGCACCAGGGCCCAGCAGCACACCGGCACCGTCGTCGCCCGCGACGAGGTCACCCCCCACCTGGTGCGGCTGACGCTGGAGGTGCCGGGCTTCACCAGCACCGGCATCGCTGATGAGTGGGTCGGCCTGGTGGTGCCCGGCCAGTTCCAGAGCCGGTACTACACCGTGCGCTCCCACGAGGGGTCGCGGATCGTGCTCGACGTGGTCGTGCACGAGGTCGGGCTGGTCACCGAGTGGGCGCTCGGCGACCCCGTCGGCCAGCAGGTGACGATCACCGAGGCGAAGGGCTCCTTCGCCCCGCCCGCCGACGCCTCCTGGCTGCTGCTGGTCGGCGACCTGACCGCGCTGCCCGCGATGGCCCGCATCGCCGTCGAGCACGGCGCCGCGCTGCCCACCCGGGTCGTGGCCGAGGTGCCCGCCGACTCCCGCGTCGCCGGCTACTTCCCCGACACGGTCGAGGTGTCCTGGCTGCCGGGAGACGGCGAGAGCCGGCTCGCCGAGGTGGTCGCCGAGCTGGACTGGCCCGAGGGCCCGGGCTACTTCTGGATGGCGGGGGAGTCTGCGCAGATGCGCGCCATCCGCAAGCACCTCATGCGGGAGCGGAAGCTGCCGAGCACGCACTACGACGTGATGGGCTACTGGCGCTCGGTCACCCAGCGACAGCCCCGCGCGGTGGACCCGGGACCGATCTGGCGGGCCGGCAAGGCCGCCGGGAAGTCCGACGAGGAGATCTGGGCCGACTACGACGCAGCACAGGGAGCACAGCAGTGA
- a CDS encoding hemolysin family protein, with the protein MSAGSLWPLAAAALLVVLAGLFAAADAAIAGFSRARAQEMAAEGRAGAARLVAVLDDAPRHLNTALLLQLLCEIAATVIVAMHVDDRVDAAWWVRGGIVLGVMLVVSFVVIGVAPRTVGRQHADTVAVWAAWPLSLLTAVLGPVPRLLILIGNAITPGRGFSEGPFSTETELREMVDIAEASELIEAEERRMIHSVFDFGDTTVREVMVPRGDVLYIENYKNLRQALSLFLRSGFSRIPVVGDNLDDVRGLVYLKDVVRRDFEDPDVELTQRVEEIMRPVLWVPESKPVDDLLREMQTRRQHVAIVVDEYGGTAGLITIEDLLEEIVGEITDEYDQEEVEVEHLEDSLVRVSSRYPVDDLDELFGFTIEEEDVDSVGGLLAKHLGKVPIPGSVVEAHGLRFEAERTRGRRKKIDTVLISRVEPEEAAV; encoded by the coding sequence ATGAGCGCCGGCAGTCTGTGGCCGCTCGCAGCGGCCGCACTCCTCGTCGTCCTGGCCGGGCTCTTCGCAGCCGCCGACGCCGCCATCGCCGGGTTCTCGCGCGCCCGCGCGCAGGAGATGGCGGCCGAGGGCCGGGCTGGTGCGGCCCGGCTGGTCGCCGTGCTCGACGACGCCCCGCGCCACCTCAACACCGCGCTGCTGCTGCAGCTGCTGTGCGAGATCGCGGCGACCGTGATCGTGGCGATGCACGTCGACGACCGTGTCGACGCCGCCTGGTGGGTGCGCGGCGGGATCGTCCTGGGCGTCATGCTCGTGGTGTCGTTCGTCGTCATCGGCGTCGCCCCGCGCACGGTGGGCCGCCAGCACGCCGACACCGTGGCCGTGTGGGCCGCGTGGCCGTTGTCGCTGCTGACCGCGGTGCTCGGGCCCGTGCCGCGGCTGCTGATCCTCATCGGCAACGCGATCACGCCGGGACGCGGCTTCAGCGAGGGCCCGTTCTCCACCGAGACCGAGCTGCGCGAGATGGTCGACATCGCCGAGGCCTCCGAGCTGATCGAGGCCGAGGAGCGGCGGATGATCCACTCGGTCTTCGACTTCGGCGACACCACGGTGCGCGAGGTGATGGTGCCCCGCGGCGACGTGCTCTACATCGAGAACTACAAGAACCTGCGCCAGGCGCTCTCGCTGTTCCTGCGCTCGGGCTTCTCCCGCATCCCCGTGGTCGGTGACAACCTCGACGACGTGCGCGGGCTGGTCTACCTCAAGGACGTCGTCCGCCGTGACTTCGAGGACCCCGACGTCGAGCTGACCCAGCGCGTGGAGGAGATCATGCGCCCGGTGCTGTGGGTGCCGGAGTCCAAGCCGGTCGACGACCTGCTGCGCGAGATGCAGACCCGGCGCCAGCACGTGGCGATCGTGGTCGACGAGTACGGCGGCACCGCGGGCCTGATCACCATCGAGGACCTGCTCGAGGAGATCGTCGGTGAGATCACCGACGAGTACGACCAGGAGGAGGTCGAGGTCGAGCACCTCGAGGACAGCCTCGTCCGGGTCTCCTCGCGCTACCCGGTCGACGACCTCGACGAGCTCTTCGGCTTCACCATCGAGGAGGAGGACGTCGACTCCGTCGGCGGCCTGCTCGCCAAGCACCTCGGCAAGGTGCCGATCCCGGGCTCGGTGGTCGAGGCGCACGGCCTGCGGTTCGAGGCCGAGCGCACCCGGGGTCGCCGCAAGAAGATCGACACCGTGCTGATCTCCCGGGTGGAGCCGGAGGAGGCCGCGGTCTGA
- a CDS encoding PhoH family protein encodes MTDSTPTPIASEPSAAAAPIRHTVVVPNSIDMVTLFGPGDEHLGLIEKRFGAEVHVRGNRVTLAGSADEIALAERLISELVAILRTGQGITTEVVERVEAMLRAETATSERPADVLSLNILSNRGRSIRPKTLNQKRYVETIDAHTITFGIGPAGTGKTYLAMAKAVQALQAKQVNRIILTRPAVEAGERLGYLPGTLSEKIDPYLRPLYDALHDMLDPESVPKLLAAGTIEVAPLAYMRGRSLNDSFIILDEAQNTTPEQMKMFLTRLGFGSKIVVTGDTTQVDLPSGTKSGLRVVESILEGVEDLAFVRLTSHDVVRHKLVARIVAAYDEFDAQKEARAELRQDRRFDARKGDTE; translated from the coding sequence ATGACAGACTCCACCCCCACTCCGATCGCCTCCGAGCCGTCGGCCGCCGCTGCTCCCATCCGGCACACCGTCGTGGTGCCGAACAGCATCGACATGGTCACCCTGTTCGGACCGGGCGACGAGCACCTGGGACTGATCGAGAAGCGCTTCGGCGCGGAGGTCCACGTCCGCGGCAACCGGGTGACGCTGGCCGGTTCTGCCGACGAGATCGCGCTCGCCGAGCGGCTGATCTCCGAGCTCGTCGCGATCCTGCGCACCGGCCAGGGCATCACCACCGAGGTCGTCGAGCGGGTCGAGGCGATGCTGCGCGCCGAGACCGCCACCTCCGAGCGGCCCGCCGACGTGCTCTCGCTCAACATCCTGAGCAACCGCGGGCGCTCCATCCGACCCAAGACGCTGAACCAGAAGCGCTACGTCGAGACCATCGACGCTCACACCATCACCTTCGGCATCGGTCCCGCCGGCACCGGCAAGACGTACCTGGCGATGGCCAAGGCGGTGCAGGCGCTGCAGGCCAAGCAGGTCAACCGGATCATCCTGACCCGCCCGGCGGTCGAGGCCGGTGAGCGGCTCGGCTACCTGCCCGGCACGCTCAGCGAGAAGATCGACCCCTACCTGCGCCCGCTGTACGACGCGCTGCACGACATGCTCGACCCCGAGTCGGTCCCGAAGCTGCTGGCCGCCGGCACCATCGAGGTGGCGCCGCTGGCCTACATGCGCGGCCGGTCGCTCAACGACTCCTTCATCATCCTCGACGAGGCGCAGAACACCACGCCCGAGCAGATGAAGATGTTCCTGACCCGGCTCGGGTTCGGCTCGAAGATCGTCGTCACCGGCGACACCACCCAGGTCGACCTGCCCTCGGGCACCAAGTCGGGCCTGCGCGTGGTGGAGAGCATCCTCGAGGGCGTGGAGGACCTGGCCTTCGTGCGGCTGACCAGCCACGACGTCGTACGGCACAAGCTGGTGGCCCGCATCGTCGCGGCCTACGACGAGTTCGACGCGCAGAAGGAGGCCCGGGCCGAGCTGCGCCAGGACCGCCGGTTCGACGCCAGGAAGGGCGACACGGAGTGA
- a CDS encoding HIT domain-containing protein — translation MSADPDCLFCKIVAGEVPAEVVHATEGTVAFRDINPQAPLHVLVVPRTHAPNAAASAEVDPAQFAEIATAARAVATAEGYDDYRLVFNTGAGVGQTVFHTHCHVLAGRPLTWPPG, via the coding sequence GTGAGTGCTGACCCTGACTGCCTGTTCTGCAAGATCGTCGCCGGCGAGGTCCCGGCGGAGGTCGTCCACGCCACCGAGGGCACCGTCGCCTTCCGCGACATCAACCCCCAGGCCCCGCTGCACGTGCTCGTCGTGCCGCGCACACACGCGCCGAACGCCGCGGCGTCGGCGGAGGTGGACCCGGCCCAGTTCGCCGAGATCGCCACCGCCGCGCGCGCCGTCGCCACCGCGGAGGGGTACGACGACTACCGGCTGGTGTTCAACACCGGCGCCGGCGTCGGCCAGACCGTCTTCCACACGCACTGCCACGTGCTCGCCGGCCGGCCGTTGACCTGGCCCCCGGGCTGA